One genomic segment of Sminthopsis crassicaudata isolate SCR6 chromosome 2, ASM4859323v1, whole genome shotgun sequence includes these proteins:
- the UBE2D4 gene encoding ubiquitin-conjugating enzyme E2 D4 isoform X2 → MALKRIQKELTDLQRDPPAQCSAGPVGDDLFHWQATIMGPVAFTTKIYHPNINSNGSICLDILRSQWSPALTVSKVLLSICSLLCDPNPDDPLVPEIAHTYKADREKYNRLAREWTQKYAM, encoded by the exons GAATTAACTGACTTGCAGAGGGACCCTCCCGCCCAGTGCTCAGCAGGACCCGTGGGTGATGATT tATTCCACTGGCAGGCCACCATCATGGGCCCG GTTGCTTTTACAACCAAAATTTATCACCCTAACATCAACAGCAATGGCAGTATCTGTCTTGACATCCTGAGATCTCAGTGGTCTCCAGCATTAACAGTATCAAAAG ttCTATTATCCATCTGTTCCCTGCTCTGTGATCCCAACCCAGATGACCCTCTGGTTCCTGAGATAGCCCACACCTACAAAGCAGACCGAGAGAA GTATAATAGATTGGCCAGAGAATGGACACAGAAATATGCCATGTAA
- the UBE2D4 gene encoding ubiquitin-conjugating enzyme E2 D4 isoform X1, translated as MALKRIQKELTDLQRDPPAQCSAGPVGDDLFHWQATIMGPSDSPYQGGVFFLTIHFPTDYPFKPPKVAFTTKIYHPNINSNGSICLDILRSQWSPALTVSKVLLSICSLLCDPNPDDPLVPEIAHTYKADREKYNRLAREWTQKYAM; from the exons GAATTAACTGACTTGCAGAGGGACCCTCCCGCCCAGTGCTCAGCAGGACCCGTGGGTGATGATT tATTCCACTGGCAGGCCACCATCATGGGCCCG AGTGATAGTCCTTACCAGGGCGGTGTTTTCTTCCTGACTATTCACTTCCCTACAGATTACCCTTTCAAACCGCCAAAG GTTGCTTTTACAACCAAAATTTATCACCCTAACATCAACAGCAATGGCAGTATCTGTCTTGACATCCTGAGATCTCAGTGGTCTCCAGCATTAACAGTATCAAAAG ttCTATTATCCATCTGTTCCCTGCTCTGTGATCCCAACCCAGATGACCCTCTGGTTCCTGAGATAGCCCACACCTACAAAGCAGACCGAGAGAA GTATAATAGATTGGCCAGAGAATGGACACAGAAATATGCCATGTAA